One Candidatus Polarisedimenticolia bacterium genomic region harbors:
- a CDS encoding lipid-binding SYLF domain-containing protein, with product MLKPTRNAFLALPLALLLALSTLAAAETHKGGLDTKDTKTLQEASAVLNALTNAPDKGIPHELMAKANCILIFPNVAKGAFIVGGKAGKGVASCRQADGKMSPPAFYEIGGASVGWQIGGQSADMVLLIMNDSGVSHLLSDKFTIGAEAAATAGPVGRTAQAATDAQLHAQILSWSRSKGLFVGAALDGSVVKPDKEANEALYGSPVSGTEILVNTKLTTPARARSLMQTINRHMGAGAQEAAKKS from the coding sequence ATGCTGAAGCCCACGCGAAACGCGTTCCTTGCACTTCCGCTCGCGCTGCTTCTGGCGTTATCGACGCTTGCGGCCGCTGAGACCCACAAGGGCGGTCTCGACACGAAGGATACGAAGACGCTGCAGGAGGCCTCGGCCGTCCTCAACGCTCTGACCAACGCTCCCGACAAGGGGATTCCGCACGAGCTTATGGCCAAGGCCAATTGCATCCTGATCTTTCCGAACGTCGCGAAAGGCGCCTTCATCGTCGGCGGCAAGGCCGGTAAAGGCGTCGCTTCCTGCCGTCAGGCGGACGGGAAGATGAGCCCGCCGGCGTTCTATGAGATCGGCGGAGCGAGCGTCGGCTGGCAAATCGGCGGCCAGTCGGCCGACATGGTGCTGCTGATCATGAACGATAGCGGAGTCAGCCACCTGCTCTCCGACAAGTTCACGATCGGAGCCGAGGCGGCGGCCACGGCCGGCCCCGTCGGCCGGACGGCCCAAGCGGCCACCGACGCCCAGCTGCATGCGCAGATTCTCTCCTGGTCGCGCTCCAAGGGACTTTTCGTCGGAGCGGCTCTGGATGGCTCCGTCGTGAAGCCCGACAAGGAGGCGAACGAAGCGCTGTACGGCTCGCCCGTTTCGGGAACGGAGATTCTCGTCAACACGAAGCTGACCACCCCCGCTCGGGCGCGGTCCTTGATGCAGACCATCAACCGGCACATGGGTGCCGGCGCGCAGGAGGCGGCGAAAAAAAGCTAG
- a CDS encoding histone deacetylase — MKVVYSDGYLLKLGEHVFPAIKYRRVKERLLEEKVIREADLVVPEPATDQDLLLVHTPSYVQKLKSGAFSPVEVMRMEVPYSRELAEAFFLAAGGSIAAGRLALEEKVAANLGGGFHHAFPEHGEGFCLVNDVAVAIRRLQKDRTVGRAMVVDCDVHHGNGTAAIFMKDPEVFTFSIHQANNYPAWKPPGDLDINLADGVEDAEYLRRLEEGLSDSLGRFTPELLFYVAGADPYTEDQLGGLKVSREGLAQRDRLVLAAARDRRIPVCITLAGGYAVRVEDTVEIHVTTIRAAQELLGASSPPA, encoded by the coding sequence GTGAAAGTCGTCTATTCCGACGGGTATCTGCTCAAACTCGGGGAGCACGTCTTTCCGGCGATCAAATATCGCCGCGTCAAGGAGAGGCTGCTGGAAGAAAAAGTGATCCGGGAAGCGGATCTCGTCGTTCCCGAGCCGGCGACCGACCAGGATCTCCTCCTGGTGCACACCCCCTCCTACGTCCAGAAGCTGAAGAGCGGAGCTTTCTCCCCGGTCGAAGTGATGCGGATGGAGGTGCCGTACTCGCGCGAGCTCGCGGAGGCCTTCTTCCTAGCCGCCGGCGGGAGCATCGCGGCGGGCCGGCTGGCGCTCGAGGAAAAAGTCGCCGCCAACCTGGGCGGGGGATTCCATCACGCCTTTCCGGAGCATGGCGAGGGATTCTGCCTGGTCAACGACGTGGCGGTGGCGATCCGCCGGCTTCAGAAAGACCGGACCGTCGGGCGGGCGATGGTGGTCGACTGCGACGTGCACCACGGAAACGGAACGGCCGCGATTTTCATGAAGGATCCGGAAGTCTTCACCTTCTCCATCCACCAAGCCAACAATTACCCGGCCTGGAAGCCGCCCGGCGACCTCGACATCAACCTCGCCGACGGCGTCGAGGATGCCGAATACCTGCGGCGGCTCGAAGAGGGGCTCTCGGACTCGCTCGGCCGGTTCACGCCGGAACTGCTCTTCTACGTGGCGGGCGCCGATCCCTACACCGAGGACCAGCTCGGCGGCCTGAAGGTCAGCCGAGAGGGCCTGGCGCAACGGGATCGGCTGGTCCTCGCCGCCGCGCGGGATCGCCGGATCCCGGTGTGCATCACACTGGCCGGCGGCTACGCGGTGCGCGTCGAGGACACCGTCGAAATCCACGTCACGACCATTCGCGCGGCCCAAGAACTCCTGGGAGCCTCTTCGCCCCCCGCCTGA
- a CDS encoding heavy metal translocating P-type ATPase: MESGVNPSRPTGAKTFKDPVCEMDVDPAGAAGKHQHRGSTYYFCSAWCLDKFKAAPEKYLSARPASGPSAPISIEKPAPATVSGAIFTCPMHPEIRQTGPGPCPICGMALEPLVPGTGEEENPELSEMTRRFWVSLAFTLPLFLLDMLHMTGIQALDRVVSPRGEAWTEFLLATPVVLWGGFPFFQRGAASLRSRRLNMYTLIALGTGAAYASSVAAVLAPGLFPRSFRGPGGEAALYFEASAVITVLVLLGQVLELRARSRAGGAIRALLSLAPPTALRIDADRREELVPLSAVRPGDLLRVRPGEKIPVDGIVVEGASSVDQSMVTGEPIPIERRAGDRVVGATVNGLGWLILRAEKVGEDTLLARIVRLVGEAQRSRAPIQRVADRIASYFVPAVLAVAAVTFAAWAWIGPEPRLAHAFLAAVSVLIIACPCALGLATPIAIMVGTGRGATAGILIKSAEALETMARIDTLVVDKTGTLTEGKPQLVEYHTAPGVEETEMLRLAYSLEQASEHPLAAAIVAGGRRLNLPAGRVTDFRAVPGKGVLGRVDGKAVAVGTFPLMLEEGIPAGALTAKAREMGEAGKTVVFVAIEGRPAGLLAVADTLRESTRLAIRRFHQEGIRVVMATGDSRTTAEAIARELGIDEVAAELLPEQKGEVVRRLQAQGRVVAMAGDGINDAPALAQADVGIALGTGTDVAMESAGITLVKGDLRGIARTRALSRATLRNIRQNLFFAFFYNALSIPLAAGVFYPRFGWLLNPMIASAAMSFSSVSVIANALRLRKLPL; this comes from the coding sequence ATGGAGTCCGGAGTCAATCCGTCTCGACCCACCGGTGCGAAGACGTTCAAGGATCCCGTGTGCGAGATGGACGTGGACCCCGCCGGCGCCGCCGGAAAGCACCAGCACCGCGGGAGCACTTACTACTTCTGCAGCGCGTGGTGCCTCGACAAATTCAAGGCGGCGCCGGAGAAATACCTCTCGGCCCGACCCGCTTCCGGCCCCTCGGCGCCGATCTCGATCGAGAAGCCCGCCCCGGCGACGGTCTCGGGGGCGATCTTCACCTGTCCGATGCACCCGGAAATCCGTCAGACCGGCCCCGGGCCCTGCCCGATTTGCGGCATGGCGCTCGAGCCGCTCGTTCCGGGCACAGGAGAGGAGGAGAATCCCGAGCTCTCCGAGATGACTCGGCGCTTCTGGGTGAGCCTGGCGTTCACCCTTCCACTATTTCTCCTCGACATGCTTCACATGACGGGCATCCAGGCACTCGATCGCGTCGTTTCTCCGCGCGGCGAAGCCTGGACCGAATTCCTGCTGGCGACTCCCGTAGTCCTGTGGGGAGGATTTCCTTTCTTCCAGCGCGGCGCGGCTTCGCTGCGAAGCCGGCGCTTGAACATGTACACCCTCATCGCGCTCGGGACGGGCGCCGCGTATGCGTCCAGCGTCGCCGCCGTCCTGGCGCCGGGACTCTTTCCGCGATCCTTCCGCGGCCCGGGAGGCGAGGCGGCCCTCTACTTCGAGGCTTCCGCAGTGATCACCGTGCTCGTCCTGCTGGGCCAGGTCCTGGAGCTGCGGGCGCGAAGCCGCGCCGGCGGAGCCATCCGGGCGCTTCTGAGCCTCGCGCCGCCGACCGCTTTGAGAATCGACGCGGATCGGAGGGAGGAGCTCGTCCCCCTCTCCGCCGTGAGGCCAGGGGACCTTCTCCGGGTGCGCCCCGGCGAGAAGATCCCCGTGGACGGGATCGTGGTGGAGGGAGCCAGCTCGGTGGATCAATCGATGGTCACCGGGGAGCCGATTCCGATCGAGCGGCGCGCCGGGGATCGGGTCGTGGGCGCGACCGTGAACGGCCTCGGATGGCTGATCCTCCGCGCCGAAAAGGTCGGCGAAGACACGCTTCTGGCGCGCATCGTCCGGCTGGTCGGCGAAGCGCAGCGCAGCCGCGCCCCCATTCAGCGCGTCGCGGACCGCATCGCTTCCTATTTCGTGCCCGCCGTGCTGGCGGTCGCGGCCGTCACGTTCGCGGCCTGGGCCTGGATCGGCCCCGAGCCGCGCCTCGCCCATGCATTCCTGGCCGCGGTTTCGGTCCTCATCATCGCCTGTCCCTGCGCCCTGGGCTTGGCGACCCCCATCGCCATCATGGTGGGCACGGGGCGTGGTGCGACCGCCGGCATCCTGATCAAGAGCGCGGAGGCGCTCGAGACCATGGCCCGCATCGACACCCTGGTGGTCGACAAGACGGGAACCCTCACCGAAGGGAAGCCGCAGCTCGTCGAGTATCACACGGCGCCCGGCGTGGAGGAGACGGAGATGCTGCGGCTCGCCTATTCGCTCGAGCAAGCGAGCGAGCATCCTCTCGCGGCGGCGATCGTCGCCGGGGGCCGGCGCCTCAATCTCCCGGCAGGCAGGGTCACGGACTTCCGGGCCGTCCCGGGCAAAGGGGTCCTGGGCCGCGTCGACGGAAAGGCGGTCGCGGTCGGAACGTTTCCGCTGATGCTGGAGGAGGGGATCCCAGCCGGCGCGCTCACCGCGAAAGCGCGGGAGATGGGGGAGGCTGGAAAGACGGTCGTCTTCGTCGCGATCGAGGGGCGCCCCGCCGGCCTGCTGGCGGTGGCCGACACGTTGCGGGAATCGACGCGCCTGGCGATCCGGCGATTCCATCAGGAGGGGATCCGGGTCGTGATGGCCACGGGCGATTCGCGGACGACCGCCGAGGCCATAGCCCGGGAGCTCGGCATCGACGAAGTGGCGGCGGAGCTTCTCCCCGAGCAGAAAGGGGAGGTCGTCCGCCGCCTCCAGGCGCAAGGGCGCGTCGTCGCGATGGCGGGCGACGGAATCAACGACGCTCCGGCGTTGGCTCAGGCCGACGTCGGCATCGCTCTCGGAACCGGAACGGACGTGGCGATGGAGAGCGCGGGAATCACGCTGGTGAAAGGCGATCTCCGGGGTATCGCACGGACCCGGGCGCTGAGCCGCGCGACCCTTCGCAACATCCGTCAGAATCTGTTCTTCGCCTTCTTCTACAACGCCCTGAGCATCCCCCTCGCGGCGGGCGTCTTCTACCCTCGGTTCGGGTGGCTCCTCAATCCGATGATCGCCAGCGCCGCCATGTCGTTCAGCTCCGTCTCGGTCATCGCCAACGCGCTGCGGCTGCGCAAGCTTCCCCTGTAA
- the lhgO gene encoding L-2-hydroxyglutarate oxidase, with translation MESGRFDVTVIGGGIVGLATALAISEALPRLRLAVLEKENRLAAHQTGHNSGVIHSGIYYVPGSRKAKLCVEGARLLCRFCDESGVAIRRTGKVIVAVSQDELPRLETLHQRGAANGVAGLRRLAPEELRELEPHARGLAALHSPETCTVDFREVAEKIAGKLEQRGVAVRTEARLVGVSGAPGALELRTPLTVFRSKWMVNCAGLYSDVVAALSGACPAARIVPFRGEYYRLRPDRRHLVRGLIYPVPDPRFPFLGVHFTRGVGGEVEAGPNAVLAFAREGYRLGRISLGETASTLAFRGFWAMVRRNWRTGGGEMLRSLSKSAFTRALQRLVPEIRQEDLAPGGSGVRAQAVDPDGSLVDDFRIVSSPGALHVLNAPSPAATAALAIGRELARRAEEAFGLAKS, from the coding sequence ATGGAATCCGGCCGCTTCGACGTCACGGTGATCGGCGGAGGGATCGTCGGCCTGGCGACGGCGCTGGCGATTTCCGAGGCGCTCCCCCGCCTCCGGCTCGCGGTGCTCGAGAAGGAAAACCGCCTCGCGGCCCACCAGACGGGGCACAACAGCGGCGTGATCCATTCGGGAATCTACTATGTGCCGGGCTCGCGGAAGGCGAAGCTTTGCGTCGAGGGGGCGCGCCTGCTCTGCCGATTCTGCGACGAGAGCGGCGTGGCGATCCGCCGGACCGGAAAGGTGATCGTCGCCGTCTCGCAGGACGAGCTGCCGCGACTGGAGACTCTCCATCAGCGCGGCGCGGCGAATGGGGTCGCAGGGCTGCGCCGGCTCGCTCCCGAGGAGCTGCGCGAGCTGGAGCCTCACGCGCGGGGTCTCGCGGCCCTTCACTCTCCCGAAACCTGCACCGTCGACTTCCGGGAAGTGGCGGAGAAGATCGCCGGGAAGCTGGAGCAGCGCGGGGTCGCGGTGCGGACCGAGGCGCGGCTCGTCGGGGTAAGCGGCGCTCCGGGGGCGCTCGAGCTGCGCACGCCACTAACCGTCTTCCGTTCTAAATGGATGGTGAACTGCGCCGGGCTCTACTCCGACGTCGTGGCGGCGCTTTCCGGGGCCTGCCCGGCGGCGCGGATCGTCCCCTTCCGGGGAGAGTACTATCGCCTGCGGCCCGACCGCCGGCACCTGGTGCGCGGCCTCATCTACCCCGTCCCCGATCCGCGGTTCCCGTTTCTAGGGGTCCATTTCACCCGCGGCGTTGGCGGCGAGGTGGAAGCGGGCCCGAACGCCGTCCTCGCCTTCGCCCGGGAAGGCTACCGTCTCGGGCGGATCAGCCTCGGCGAGACGGCTTCCACTCTGGCCTTCCGCGGCTTCTGGGCGATGGTCCGCCGGAATTGGCGGACGGGAGGCGGCGAGATGCTCCGATCCCTGAGCAAGTCGGCTTTCACGCGGGCCCTCCAGCGGCTCGTTCCGGAGATTCGCCAAGAGGACCTGGCTCCGGGAGGATCCGGCGTCCGGGCCCAGGCGGTCGACCCCGACGGCAGCCTGGTGGACGACTTCCGCATCGTCTCCTCTCCCGGCGCGCTGCACGTCCTCAACGCCCCGTCCCCGGCCGCCACCGCGGCGCTGGCTATCGGCCGTGAGCTGGCCCGGCGGGCGGAGGAGGCTTTCGGTCTCGCGAAGAGCTGA
- a CDS encoding glycine/sarcosine/betaine reductase selenoprotein B family protein: MAELDDLSFADRSFMKLYRYRVSTWKAMTRLEKPLAETRGALITTAALHLSEQAPFDETIRGGDWSFREISDAVAVKSLRCAHKSRSFDRTGIERDPNLAFPLDRLRELAARRVLGPPNHRHFSFMGSITAPARLLVESAPEVARRLKEDRPDWVLLTPV; the protein is encoded by the coding sequence ATGGCAGAGCTCGACGATCTTTCGTTCGCCGACCGCAGCTTCATGAAGCTGTATCGGTATCGCGTCTCCACCTGGAAGGCGATGACGCGTCTGGAGAAGCCTCTTGCCGAGACGCGCGGCGCGCTGATCACCACCGCGGCGCTCCACCTCTCCGAGCAGGCTCCGTTCGACGAGACGATTCGAGGCGGAGACTGGAGCTTCCGGGAGATTTCCGACGCCGTGGCGGTGAAGTCCCTGCGCTGCGCCCACAAGAGCCGCTCCTTCGATCGGACCGGGATCGAGCGCGATCCGAATCTGGCGTTTCCCTTGGATCGGCTGCGCGAGCTTGCGGCGCGCCGGGTCCTCGGGCCGCCGAATCACCGCCATTTCAGCTTCATGGGATCGATCACCGCCCCGGCGCGGCTGCTGGTGGAATCGGCCCCCGAAGTCGCGCGCCGGCTCAAGGAAGATCGGCCCGACTGGGTCCTCCTAACCCCCGTCTGA